Proteins encoded in a region of the Oncorhynchus keta strain PuntledgeMale-10-30-2019 chromosome 3, Oket_V2, whole genome shotgun sequence genome:
- the LOC118378523 gene encoding 39S ribosomal protein L14, mitochondrial translates to MALISRSCSGFLAQLSSLTHHKAFSVSTAAAAIQKMTRVRVVDNSPLGSTPWHRSPRVIHVYTKNGVGKVGDRVLLAIKGGKKKALIVGHKMPGERMNPRFDSNNVVLIEDNGNPTGTRIKVPLPTHLRKMEGDYSKLLAIASRFV, encoded by the exons ATGGCTCTTATTTCAAGATCATGCAGTGGGTTCCTCGCACAACTGTCATCACTGACGCATCACAAGGCTTTCAG TGTGTCAACAGCCGCAGCAGCCATCCAGAAAATGACCAGGGTTCGTGTTGTTGACAACAGTCCACTGGGTAGTACCCCATGGCACCGGTCCCCTAGAGTCATCCACGTGTACACCAAGAACGGAGTGGGCAAGGTGGGCGACCGCGTTCTGCTGGCCATCAAGGGAGGGAAGAAAAAAGCTCTTATCGTTGGCCACAAGATGCCCGGAGAGCGGATGAACCCGCGTTTTGACTCCAACAACGTTGTCCTGATTGAAGACAACGGTAACCCTACGGGAACTAGAATTAAGGTTCCACTACCGACACACTTGCGTAAAATGGAGGGAGACTATTCCAAGCTGTTGGCCATCGCTAGCCGGTTTGTGTAG